A stretch of the Filimonas lacunae genome encodes the following:
- a CDS encoding efflux transporter outer membrane subunit: MQHRRFFKILPLLTMAGGLYWTACSSGKATQTNPVALPAVFDSSAAAGVQYDTAGIAAIPWQSFFADATLRELISKAIAGNFDLQTAYKRTEAAQQQVLLARAAFGPSATVQAGAQISRPSDNSLNGLSLSNFLGKSYIEDYTLGLNLGWEADIWGKLKGQKEAALASYLQTYEGSRAVQTRLIVTVAEGYYNLLMLEDQLNIARKNLELANQVLKITRLQRDAGEATTLAIEQAEVQQQTTALLIPQLEQAKGLQENALRLLTGELPGSVAHAGSLNTIAVSDTLSTGLPARMVKVRPDVRAAEMALQAANARVGVAKASMYPALNITASGGLNSFKASNWFSIPSSLFGLVGGSLAQPLLQKRQLKTQLATAKINRETAVIEFRQAVVTAVSEVSDAMIKIKQLKQQQVIAQAKIDTLQKAMTNADMLFKAGMANYLEVINVQSNKLQAELAMADITRQRLTAVAALYRALGGGN, translated from the coding sequence AACTATGGCAGGTGGTCTTTACTGGACGGCTTGTTCGTCTGGTAAAGCCACCCAGACCAACCCGGTAGCATTGCCCGCTGTGTTTGACAGCAGCGCTGCAGCAGGTGTGCAGTACGATACCGCTGGTATTGCGGCTATTCCCTGGCAAAGCTTTTTTGCCGATGCCACACTGCGCGAACTGATTAGCAAGGCTATTGCCGGCAACTTTGATTTGCAAACAGCTTATAAAAGAACAGAAGCCGCCCAGCAACAAGTGTTGCTGGCGCGTGCTGCCTTTGGCCCTTCGGCTACGGTACAGGCTGGTGCGCAAATTAGCCGCCCGTCTGATAACAGCTTAAATGGATTGAGTCTTAGCAATTTCTTAGGTAAAAGCTATATAGAAGATTACACACTGGGTTTGAACCTGGGATGGGAAGCGGATATATGGGGCAAACTGAAAGGACAGAAAGAAGCGGCACTGGCTTCTTACCTGCAAACCTATGAAGGTTCCCGCGCGGTGCAAACCCGTTTAATTGTTACTGTAGCAGAAGGTTATTATAACCTGCTGATGCTGGAAGATCAATTGAACATTGCCCGTAAAAACCTGGAGCTGGCTAACCAGGTGTTAAAGATCACCCGTTTACAGCGCGATGCAGGCGAAGCCACAACACTGGCTATTGAGCAGGCAGAAGTGCAGCAGCAAACTACAGCTTTATTAATTCCGCAATTAGAGCAGGCGAAAGGCTTACAGGAAAATGCGCTGCGTTTATTAACCGGCGAACTACCAGGCAGCGTAGCACACGCCGGCAGCCTGAACACTATTGCCGTAAGTGATACCTTATCTACCGGCTTACCGGCCCGTATGGTAAAAGTAAGGCCCGATGTGCGTGCAGCCGAAATGGCTTTGCAGGCTGCTAATGCCCGTGTGGGTGTGGCTAAAGCCAGCATGTATCCTGCTTTAAACATCACCGCTTCCGGTGGCTTAAACTCATTCAAAGCCAGCAACTGGTTTTCTATACCCAGCTCTTTATTTGGTTTGGTAGGTGGTTCTCTTGCACAGCCGTTGCTACAAAAACGCCAGTTAAAAACCCAGCTGGCCACCGCTAAAATCAACCGCGAAACAGCCGTGATAGAATTCAGACAAGCAGTGGTTACTGCGGTGAGTGAAGTATCAGATGCTATGATTAAAATAAAGCAGCTGAAACAACAACAGGTAATTGCCCAGGCTAAAATAGATACCCTGCAAAAGGCTATGACCAACGCGGATATGTTATTTAAAGCAGGCATGGCTAACTACCTGGAAGTAATTAATGTGCAATCCAACAAACTGCAGGCCGAGCTGGCTATGGCGGATATTACCCGTCAGCGTCTTACCGCAGTAGCTGCTTTGTACCGTGCGTTGGGTGGTGGTAACTAG
- the cysM gene encoding cysteine synthase CysM: MAGILDLVGNTPLVELKNVTINKDVTIYAKLEGNNPGGSVKDRAAYGMIKGALDRGEIKPGIKLIEATSGNTGIALAMIASLFNVEIELVMPADATRERVLTMEAFGARVILTPKERSMEGSIDYANEQVAKGGYLMLNQFANPDNYEMHYKTTGPEIWRDTEGKVTHFVSAMGTTGTIMGVSKYLKQQNPDIQINGCQPSDGSSIPGIRKWPEAYLPKIFDRSRIDNVIEVAEADARTMTKRLAKEEAIFCGMSSGGAVHAAVTLAQTLTSGVIVCIICDRGDRYLSSNLFD, translated from the coding sequence ATGGCTGGCATATTAGACCTTGTTGGAAATACTCCCTTAGTTGAACTGAAGAACGTTACTATTAATAAAGATGTCACTATTTATGCCAAGCTGGAAGGCAATAACCCTGGTGGCAGCGTAAAAGACCGTGCAGCCTATGGTATGATTAAAGGTGCATTAGACCGCGGCGAAATAAAACCTGGCATTAAGCTGATTGAGGCCACCAGTGGCAACACCGGCATAGCGCTTGCCATGATAGCCTCTTTATTCAATGTTGAAATTGAACTGGTTATGCCTGCCGATGCTACCCGTGAAAGGGTGCTGACCATGGAAGCTTTTGGGGCCAGAGTAATTTTAACGCCCAAAGAAAGATCCATGGAAGGTTCTATTGATTATGCCAATGAGCAGGTGGCAAAAGGCGGCTACCTGATGCTGAACCAGTTTGCCAACCCCGATAATTATGAAATGCACTACAAAACCACCGGCCCTGAAATATGGCGCGATACGGAAGGGAAAGTAACGCATTTTGTGTCGGCCATGGGTACCACCGGCACCATCATGGGCGTTTCCAAATACCTGAAACAACAAAACCCCGACATACAGATTAACGGCTGCCAGCCTTCCGACGGCTCTTCTATACCTGGCATACGTAAATGGCCTGAAGCCTATTTACCTAAAATATTCGATCGTTCCCGCATTGACAATGTCATTGAAGTGGCCGAAGCAGATGCCCGCACTATGACTAAACGTTTAGCCAAAGAAGAAGCTATTTTCTGTGGCATGAGCAGTGGCGGTGCCGTGCATGCAGCAGTAACATTAGCGCAAACACTGACCTCCGGTGTAATTGTATGTATCATTTGCGACCGTGGCGATCGCTATCTTTCTTCCAACCTGTTCGACTAA
- a CDS encoding diacylglycerol kinase: MATAFSWKARLKSFVYAAQGIRTFFASEHNAWLHLAATVAAITLGFYYDITPKEWICVAGCITLVIVAEMVNTCIEKIMNHLSPEHHENVKQIKDIAAGAVLVAAIFAAITGCILFIPYILHHYPFN; encoded by the coding sequence ATGGCAACCGCATTTTCCTGGAAAGCCCGCTTGAAAAGTTTTGTATACGCCGCACAAGGCATTCGCACTTTCTTTGCCAGCGAACACAATGCCTGGCTACACCTGGCAGCCACCGTAGCAGCCATTACGCTCGGCTTTTACTATGACATTACCCCTAAAGAATGGATATGTGTTGCCGGATGCATTACCCTGGTAATAGTAGCGGAGATGGTGAACACCTGTATTGAAAAAATCATGAACCATTTAAGTCCCGAACACCACGAAAATGTAAAACAGATTAAAGACATTGCTGCCGGCGCAGTGCTGGTAGCAGCCATCTTCGCGGCCATTACCGGCTGTATCTTATTTATTCCCTACATTCTCCATCACTACCCCTTCAATTAG